The DNA sequence GGAAGGCCAGCGTCTGACTGAACTCAGGAAGGAGACGGGTTGGAACATCAAGGTCATGAGGGCACCCCCAATCCCGTCCAAGACCGTGTCGGACGTCAGGGGATACCTGCGTGCAAATCACGACGAGAGGCAGGACATGCTCAAGTATGTGGCGAGAAGGATCGCAAGGCCCAAGCTCGAAGGGGAGCAGTGGGTGAGGATGACCGCCATGGGAGGATTCAGACAGGTCGGAAGGTCCGCATCGTTGCTGACCACCAGAGAGTCCAAGATCCTCATCGACTGTGGTCTTGACCCGTCTTCCGATGCCACCCCCTATTTTGCGATTCCGGAGGCACAGCCCCTCTCGGACATTGATGCCGTCGTTATAACACATGCCCACCTGGACCACTGCGGAACACTTCCAGCGCTGTTCAAGTATGGTTACAAGGGGCCTGTCTACTGTACGCCGCCCACCAGGGATCTAATGGCCCTGCTGCAGCTCGACAACATCAAATTGGGATTCGGCGAGGACAAGAAGACGCCTTACGATGCATCCCATGTGAGGCAGGAGATCTTGCACACAATCACACTCAAGTACAACGAGACCACGGATATCGCCCCCGATGTCAGGCTCACGTTCCATAACGCTGGCCACATCCTCGGTTCCGCGATCGCCCATTTCCATATCGGCGACGGTCTCCACAACGTTGCATTCTCGGGAGATACCAAGTATGAGAAGACTTGGCTTTTCAACCCCGCAAACAACAGATTCCCCAGACTCGAGACTCTGGTCATCGAGTCCACCTACGGAGGTCACAACGATGTTACCCCCACAAGGGCTGAGGCATCGGAGGAGATGGGTAACCTGTTGCAGCAGGCCACCGCCAAGGGCGGAAAGGTCCTGATCCCCGTCTTCGCGGTAGGAAGGTCGCAGGAGGTCATGCTAGTCATAGAGGAGCAGATGCGCCTCGGAAAGATCCCCAAGTGCACAGTCTATCTCGACGGAATGATCTGGGAGGCAACGGCCATTCACACAGCGTATCCCGAGTACCTCAACAGCTCTCTCAGGACGCAGATTTTCCAGCAGAACGAGAACCCGTTCCTATCTCCCATCTTCAAGAGGGTGGAGACCGCAGACATGAGGGAAGAGATCTGCCACTCGCCGGACCCATGTATCGTCCTTGCGACATCGGGTATGATGTCCGGAGGACCTGTCATGGAGTACTTCCGCGAGTGGGCTGACGATCCCAACAATTGGCTGCTGTTTGTTGGTTATCAGTCTGAAGGATCCATCGGAAGGACTATCCAGAGGGGACGTACCGATATCACCCTCAGCATGAAGGGCAAACCCATCGATCTCCAGATCAAGATGCAGAGGGTCACCGTGGACGGATTCTCCGGACACTCTGACAGGAAGCAGCTGATGAGATACATCTCATCCTTGGAACCCAAACCGAACAAGATCATCATCGGTCACGGTGAGGACAAGAAATGTACTGACTTCGCATCATCGATCTACAAGAAGTTCGGTATCGAGACCAAGGCTCCTCAGAATCTTGAGACCATAAGGCTCAGATAAACCATTGAAGGCCCCGGGTCTCCGGGGTCATCCTTTCTTATTGAAGGGGCATTCGTTCCCCAGGCACTGTTGATTCTTGCTACTGAATTTGCATTCGATCTCAGCGAGTTCCATCTCTATGCCGAGTTTCTCTTTCACGAATGCGACCGCCTCGGTGATGGCGAGATACGAATCGCGTTTACAGCATCTGGGTCCTCCGCGGCCCCCTATGGACATTAACGATCTAGACGTCATCATGTTGGACAATCCGAAAGGCTCCTTTGCCATCGGATTGGAGCCTGTGATCACAGAGATGAAAATTCCTGAACTCACCGCTGCTCCGCAAGTACCCCAGTATCCGCAGATCCCTCCGGGTACGGCCTTTCCGCGATTGGTTATCTCTTTCAAAGCCCAATCAAAATCTATTTTTCCCCCGGAATTGCGATAGGCCGTCAGAAGCGAGGCTGCCACCAGCACATGGTGCTCAGGACCGTGCATATGGCAGAACGGCAGATTCATGAGCCTGTTTAGAACAACGCCGGGGTCTTTGGACGTCTCCAATCTGCAGATGGGCACAATGGTGTCCAGTCCGGACAGGTGGCAGTCGTTGCAGACGAAATGCCCCTTAATACATCTGACCCTATCGGAATATCTCTTCCCGCACACTGAGCAGGTCATCTCGATATCATTGTCCAGGTATTCTAAAGGGGATCCGCAGATTATGCATCCCGTATCCATGATGATGCTTCCATGAAAGATTGAGAAAAATATGGCCCCGGTCGAACGACCAAGGCATTGGGTTTGATAATCACCAGTTGGTTGCTCTTACTTCGAAGAACGACTGGGCGTGCTTACAGACAGGACATACGGCGGGGGCCTCCTCTCCAACGTGGATGTAACCGCAGTTCCTGCATTTCCACATGACGACTTTGTCCTTCTTGAAGACGACTCCTTCCTCGATGTTCTTCAGGAGTGCAAGGTATCTCTCCTCGTGCTCCTTCTCGATGTTTCCGACCATCTCGAAGAGCTTTGCAATCTCGGTGAATCCCTCGGCCTTTGCAGTCTCGGCGAACTCCTTGTACATCGTGGTGTGCTCGTAGTTCTCTCCTGCTGCGGCGTCCTTCAGGTTCTCGACGGTCTTGGGGACCTTTCCGTCGTGGAGCTGCTTGAACCAAATCTTGGCGTGCTCCTTCTCGTTCTCGGCGGTCTCAAGGAAGATGTCCGCGATTTGCTCGTAGCCTTCTTTCTTGGCCTGGGATGCGTAGTATGTGTATTTGTTCCTGGCCTGGCTCTCACCTGCGAATGCGGCCATCAGATTCTGCTCCGTCTTGGATCCTTTTAGTTCCATGATGTAACCTCTGTAATCAATATAGAACGTTGTTGTTAAAAAAGGTAGTCTATGGTCGCTGGCAGTTAGGAATGATTAAACCTTTTGAGACGAATGACGCATTATGCGCGGGTCCTGCATAGCATCATTCTTCACGCTGTTAGGTACTGTCAGTATCACCGAGGACGGCAACGGAATGATCACCGGAGTATACCTTCCCTGTTCAAATCTCCCTCCAATGGACCAATGTGAAACGCCCGTTTTGAAAGAGGCGGCGAAACAGATCAACGAGTATCTTGCGGGGAGTCGCACAGAATTCGATCTCGATCTTTACTATGACGGTTCGGATTTCAGGTCAAGGGTCATGGAGGAACTGAACAGGATACCTTACGGCGAGGTCCGTACATACAAACAGGTCGCGGAGGCCATAGGCTATCCGAATTCGATGCGTGCTGTCGGTACCGCTTGCAGGGAGAATCCCCTGCCCATATTGGTCCCATGTCATCGTGTCATACCTGCGACCGGCGGATACGGCAATTACAACGGGGGCACCTCCATGAAGAAGAAGCTTCTGAACCTGGAAGGGGTGTTCCTCTGATAGATTACCGCGGCATTCTGAAGGAGGAAGCCGAGCCTGATTACAGGGATTTCACTTCAAAGCTAATTCCTGGAAAAGAGGGGATACTGGGTGTCAGAATCCCGAAGGTCCGGGCATTGACCAAGACCATCATCAAAGACGATTGGGAATCATTCCTGGAAGAGAAGCCAACATGTTTCGAGGAAGAGGTCCTCAAAGGTCTGGTGATCGCAACAGCTCCCATGGATGTGGAGAGGAGGCTGGAATACACCGAAGGTTTCCTTGACATCATAGATAACTGGTCCACCTGTGATTCATTCTGTTCCTCATGGAAGTTCTCGAAGAAGGATTCGGAACGCGTTCATTCTTACTTTAGGTCCCTGATCGATTCCGGAAAGGAATTCCGCATGAGGGTTTCGGTCGTTTTCCGCATGGCCCATTTCATCGACGATGAACATGTGGACAAGCTTCTGGCCGATATCGAATCCTATCGCAACGAAGGCTACTACTATAAGATGGGGGCCGCTTGGACCGCTTCCTTCTGCTACATCAAGTATCCTGAGAGGACCATGGCCGTTCTCAAACATGGGAGGATGGATGACTGGGTGTACAGGAAGACCATACAGAAGATATGCGAATCATACAGGGTATCGGACGAGAACAAAGCAGTGCTAAAATCCATGAGATGATACAACTCGACCGATTATCCAACCCATAATAATAAAAATAAGAGACATATGGGTGACGTTATGGTATCGAAGACTGCGGTTTTTGTCGCATTAGCCGTCATAGCATCAGCGATGCTTTTGCCAGGCATGGACGCTGACGTCTCCGATTCCGAAGTTTTCACATACTACGCCCAGCTGGATGTCAACGGAAAGCTCGTATACAAGGAGGTAAACGCCGCAACATCCGTGGAAAGCGAAACGAAGGAGTTCATCATCGATTTCAATGATAGCTCTCTCTTCGACGATACAGACGGGGCCAAGGCCTATGCTGACAAGACCGTCCGCGAAGCACTCACAGCTCTGTACCTTTCCAACCCAATGGTGCCTTACGTATGGGATTACCCCGTGGCCGAGACAACGGTCGATGCGGAGATTATCCTCGTAACGGTGAAGCACGGCGAAGTGGAGACCACATACTATGCGGTCGACAATGTGAAATTCTCGCTGAAGGTTCCCGAAGGGATAACATCGGATTCCATGAAGGAGCTGAACGACGCACTCAAGAACTTCCCTGTCTCCGGAAGCACCGATGCCGATAAGGTCAAGAGCATCATGTCCGAATTGGACAAGGTTTACTTCGAGAAGGATGAAGAGGGGAAGATAAGCAATATCTACAGCGCACTGGTCCTGAAGAAGACCACCTCTGCGGGGGTCGCTCAGGCATTCACTGTGCTATGCAAAATGAACAACATCCCGGCCGTCACGGTATCGGGATCCGACCTGCTCGCCACCAATGAAACATTCAGTTATTGGAACTATGTCTACCTTGAGGGTGACATCGATGGCGAGACGGCCAAAGCATGGTACATCGTCGATCCGACATATGCAGTAAGCACAGGCATCGCAGGATACCTCACGGAAGTGTCCTACGATGGAAAGACTTACTCCATGTCATCGGCACACAACGAGGATCTGGACATCACAGGGGAAGTTTCCCTGAAGACGCCTCAGCTCGCTAAAAACAAGTACGTCCCCGTAGGAGGCATTCCCTTCTTCGAGGTGTACGGAGAAGCAATACTGATCGTAGCGATCGGGGTCGTAATGATCGGCTCGATGTTTTACGCTATGAGGAAAGGAATCATCTGAATAACAAGGAGAACGGGGTAAATGACAGAAGCAGAAGAGAAGAAGTCCAAATTGTCCGTAGAGGCATGGGTGGACCAACAGACCTTCGAGACCACTGATGACATCGAGGTCCCGAAGATGATCGCAGACCGTGTCATAGGACAGGACAGGGCCGTGGAGATCATGAGGAAGGCAGCAGCCCAGAAGAGGCACGTGATGCTGATCGGAGAACCCGGTACAGGTAAGTCCATGCTCGCCAACTCTATGGTCGAGTACCTCCCCAAGGAAGATCTTGTGGACATCGTTGCATATCACAACCCCGAGGATTTCAACGAGCCTAGGATAAGGACCTTCCCTGCAGGCAAGGGAAAGGCTGTCGTTGCCGAGCAGAAGGCAGCTGCCGCTGCCCAGAAGACTCAGAAGAACTCAGCGTACATATACATCTGCATACTGCTCATGGCCTTGGGTCTGGGCGGAGCGATATTCTTCGGTTACACGGTCGCGCTCATAGCATTCATGGGAGTCTTCCTGATCCTGATTCTGTTCAGGAACCCGATGCAGCCCAGGAACGAAACGGCTATTGTGCCCAAGGTCCTGGTCGGTCACGATCCAGGCGATCTACCGCCGTTCGTGGATGCCACAGGTACCCACGCCGGAGCACTCTTGGGAGATGTCAGGCACGATCCCTTCCAGTCCGGAGGATTGGAGACTCCGTCTCACGACAGGATCGAAGCAGGATGTATCCACAAGGCGAACAAGGGAGTCCTCTATCTGGATGAGATTAACCTCCTCAGGATGGAATCCCAGCAGGCCATTCTCACTGCTATGCAGGAGAAGAAGATGTCCATCACCGGTCAGTCCGAGAGGTCCTCCGGTGCATTGGTCAAATCCGAGCCTGTGCCCTGCGACTTCATCCTCGTCTGCGCAGGTAACCTTGATGCTATCCAGGGAATGCACCCTGCACTCAGGTCGAGGATCAGGGGATACGGTTACGAGGTCTTCATGGAGACTAACATGCCGGATACCGATGAGAACCGTCTCAACATCGCAAGGTTCGTTGCCCAGGAGGTAAAGAAGGACGAGAAGATCCCTGCCTTCGACAAATACGCTGTCGGAGAGATCCTCAGAGAGGGTCAGCGCCGTTCAGGAAAGAAGGGTGAGATCACCCTCAGGATGAGGGAGCTCGGAGGACTCGTACGTATCTCCGGAGATATGGCAGTCAACAAGGGTGACAAACTGGTCACCGCTGAGCACGTTATGGCTGCAAGGGAAACAGCACGCAGTCTCGAGCAGCAGATTGCGGACAAGCAGATCGAGGGAATGATGAGATACCAGCTCTTCCACAACGAGGGAGAGGCCGTCGGACTCATCAACGGACTTGCAGTCCTGTCCAACGGCAACTCATCGGAGATGTCCGGTATGGTCATGCCGCTGGCGGCCGAAGTCACACCCGCACAGAGCAAGAAGGGCGGAAAGATCATCGCCACCGGACAGCTCGGAAAGATTGCACAGGAAGCAGTCGACAACATCTCTGCTGTCATCAAGAAGTACACGCTCACAGACCTGTCCGCACTGGACATACACCTGGAGTACGTTGCGGCATACAACGGAGTCGACGGAGACAGTGCATCCATCACCATGGCGACCGTCATCATATCTGCTCTGGAGAACATTCCCATCCGTCAGGATCTGGCGATGACCGGTTCCCTGAACGTCAGGGGTGTCGTTATGCCCATAGGCGGTGTAACCGCCAAGTTGGAGGCAGCTGCGAACTCAGGCATCAAGATGGCACTCATCCCCATGGAGAACGAGAAGGATGTTATGATCGACAGGAAGTACTACGACATGATGGAGATCTACACCGTGGAGACCCTCCGCGATGTGTTCGAGTATGCATTCGTGGATTGCCCTGCCAAGCAGAAGTATCTCGATGCTCTGCTCCCGCTGAACCCTAACGGTGTATCCACCGCCAAGAGGGTACCGATCCCCGAGAAGTACAAGAAGGATCAGGTCCAAGAGGAAGCTCCAGCCGTTGAGGCGCCCGAGGTCGAGACTCCTGCAGTCGATGCACCCAAGGAAGACCTTATCGAGTCTCCGAAGGACCCTGAAGAGGTAGTCGTCGAGGTAGCGGTCGAGTCCGAGGACTGATCAGGCAGACGGGTCCGAACGGACCTGCTGCCTACCCAAACATCTTCCTTTTCTCTCCATATTTATTATTATCACGTGTGCGATACTAAGCGTGATAACATGGCCGGTAGGGTAGCTAAGATAAAGCGTGAGACCAGGGAGACCTGCGTCTCCGTTGAACTCAATCTGGACGGTAATGGCAAATTCGAGGTCGACTGCGATCTCCAGTTCCTCAAGCACATGGTCGAGACTCTGGCAAGGTATGCTGAGTTCGATATAAAGATGACCGCAACGGGGGACAACGACCACCACCTGATCGAGGATGTAGCTATCACGCTCGGGAAAGCAGTCAGGGACGCTCTTGGGGACAAGCCTATAGAGAGGATGGCGACAGCAACTGTGGTCATGGATGATGCCATGGTTATGACATCGCTGGACCTCGTCGACAGGCCTTACTGCGAAGCAGACTGTCCTGATCCGCTGTACGTCCACTTTTTCAGGAGTTTTGCGATGACAGCCGGCATAACCCTGCACATACTGGTCATCCGTGGATTCGACGAGCACCACATAATCGAGGCCGGATTCAAGTCCATGGGAAAGGCCCTGAAGGACGCCGTAGTAGTCAGGAAGCAGACCCTCAGCAACAAAGGGTCGGTAAAGATGGAGTGATCCGATGCTGACGAAGAGGATCATACCCTGCCTCGACATGAGAGGCGGAAAGGTAGTGAAGGGAATCAACTTCAAGAACATCAAAGAGGTCGGCGACCCTCCCACCATGGCCATGGATTACGAGGCCCAGGGTGCCGATGAGATCACGTTCCTGGACATCTCCGCATCGCAGGAGGAGAGGGCCACGATGCTCGATGTGGTCACGAAGACTGCCGAGGGACTCAATGTGCCCCTCTGCGTGGGAGGAGGAATCAGGTCCGTACAGGATGTCAGGAACACCCTCAATGCAGGTGCGGACAAGGTGTCCATCAACTCTGCTGCGGTTCAGAATCCGGAGATTATCACGGAATGCTCCAACGCATTCGGATGCCAGTGCATTGTCGTCGCCATCGACGGAAAGTGGAAGGACGACCATTACGAAGTGGTCACTCATGGAGGGACCAGATTCACAGGGATCGATGCCATCGAGTGGGCACAGAAGGTCGAGGATCTCGGGGCCGGAGAGATACTGTTCACATCCATGGATGCGGACGGTGTCAAGACAGGATACGATATCAAGCCGACAGCCCTGATCTCCGATGCAGTCAGCATACCTGTCATAGCCTCGGGAGGATGCGGTTCCAAGGAACACATCCTGGAGGTATTCCAGCAGACCAATGCAGCAGCGGCACTGGCAGCGTCGATATTCCATTACAAGGAGTACACCGTGGGGGAAGTGAAGGAATTCCTCAGAGACAACGGAGTGTGTGTAAGATGACCGAACTCAAATACGACGACAAAGGGCTCATTCCGGTGGTCGTTCAGGATTGGCTTACGAACGAGGTGCTGATGGTCGCATGGTCGAATGCCGAGGCCGTAGAGCTGATGAAGAGCACAGGTTACACGCACTTCTGGTCCAGAAGCAGACAGAAGATGTGGAAGAAGGGCGAGGAGTCCGGACACGTCCAGAAGATCAAATCCATACAGACCGACTGTGATGGGGACACCCTCTTGGTGAGGGTGGAACAGACAGGCGTCGCATGTCATCTTGGAAAGCCTTCATGCTTCGATGAGGTCATCTACGGAGAGACCGATGAGACCATGGCAATACTCCCTGATCTCAAACGCGTCATCGAGGACAGGCACCAGAACCCATCGGACGAGAGCTACACATGCAAGCTCTTCAACGATGAGACCCGCATGTGCAAGAAGGTCATAGAAGAGGCGGGCGAGTTCGCACTGGCCATCAAGGATAAGGACACCGATGAGATGGCATGGGAGCTGGCGGATCTGATCTACCACACCATGGTGGCCATCGAGAAGACGGGACTTCCGATGTCCGAAGTCTACAAGAAGCTGAAGGAGAGGGCAGAATGAGCAGAGCAGACCTTCACACACATACCGTTTACAGCGACGGGGAACTGATCCCGGCAGAGCTCGTACGCAGGGCAATGGTCAAGGGTCACGATCTCATCGCCATAACCGATCATGTGGACATGACCAATGTCGAATGGGTGGTCACCAACATGGTCAAGGCGATAGACCTCTGCGAGGATTACATCAAGGTCATCCCCGGAGTGGAGATCACGCATGTCCCTCCGAGGCAGATCGACAAGGTCGCAAAGATGGCAAGGAAATACGGTGCTGAATGGATCGTCGTCCACGGCGAGACAGTGACGGAGCCTGTAATGCCCGGTACGAATCGTGCATCGGTGGAGAACCCCGAGATAGACATTCTCGCCCATCCCGGTTTCATCACCTTGGAAGAGGCACAGCTCGCAAAGGACAACGATGTCATCCTGGAAGTCACCGGAAGGGCCGGTCACAACATCACCAACGGACACGTGGTCAACATGGCCAGGGAGGCAGGTGCGATGATGGTCATCGATTCCGATACCCACCAGCCCGAGAACCTCATGAGCGAAGAAGAGGCCATGGTGGTAGCCCTAGGTGCGGGTCTGACCAAGGCCGAGGCCGACAAGGCACTCCATGTCACACCCTATGAGATGACCAGGCATCTATGATGTGCCAGATTCCAACTTACGTTCATTCTAAATATGAGCACGAGTATGAAAGTTCATGCCTGAGATAGCAATCATAGGCGGAACGGGTATCTACAACCCCGACACATTCGAACTGATCGACAAGGTCTATCCCGATACTCCGTACGGCAAACCGTCTGATGAGATCCTCATCGGAAAGATCGCAGGCGTGGAAGTGGCTTTCCTTCACCGTCACGGTACAACGATCCCGTACCCTCCGTCATCGGTACCTTACAGGGCAAACATGTATGCTCTGAAGGAATTGGGATGCAAATATGTGATTTCAGCCTGTGCTGTCGGTTCTCTCCAGAGAAAGTTCGCCTCCGGAGATCTGGTCATAGTGGACCAGTTCGTCGATTTCACAAAGAAGCGTGACTACACGTATTTCAACGACTCCATCACGCACATCGCCATACCAGATCCGTTCTGCAGCTACCTAAATGCTGTCTTCGCAGAGACTGCAAAGAAACTCGGTATCAAGTATCACAACGGAGGGACATACGTTTGCATCGAAGGCCCCAGGTTCTCCACCAGGGCAGAGAGCAGAATGTTCAGGCAGTTCGGAGACATCATCGGTATGACCGTGGTCCCCGAATGTCAGCTGGCCAGGGAGCTCGGAATGTGCTACTGCAGCCTTGCGACTATCACTGATTACGATGCATGGAAGGAGGAGGCAGTCGACATCGAGATGGTCAAGAAGACCATGGCTTCATGTCTGGACAAGGTCCTGAGGCTCCTCGAGGCAGGACTCCCCAAGATCAAATCCGACGGATGTTCCGAATGCATCCAGGCCGCTATCGGTTGCGGCGCATTGAAATGATCTATCCGGGGCCAGTCCCCGGTATTCTTTTTATTAATCTACTTTTTTCGAATTGACTATCAAATCTGTTAATTACCTGTTATAAAATAACCGCAATTATGGCAGAGAAGAAGTCCAAAGGACAGAAACTTTCCGAAGAATTGCTTTACAACCCAAAGAACATCGGGGAGAGGGACAACAAGTTCCTCGAAGAGGCCAACAAGTTCTGTGAGGGCTACAAGAAGTTCCTCATGAACAAGACCGAGCGCGAGGCAGTCGCATACGCGATCCCCATTCTGAAGAAGCACAAGTATTCGGAGTACGTTCCCGGCAAGAAATACAAGGCCGGCGACAAATTCTACATGTGCAACCGCGGTAAGAATCTGATCATGTGCACGAAGGGAAAGAAACCCATCTCTGATGGTATCCGTGTTTCCGTCGCTCATGTGGACAGTCCGAGACTGGACTTCAAGCCCCACCCGCTCTTTGAAGAGGGCGAGATGGTATACTTCAAAACCCACTATTACGGAGGAATTAAGAAGTATCAATGGACCACCATCCCTCTTTCCATCCGCGGAGTCGTCATGCTCAAGGACGGTACCAAGGTCGACATCAATGTCGGTGAGGACGAGTCCGAACCAGCATTCCTGATCACCGATCTCCTCGTCCACCTGGCAAGGGACCAGATGCAGAAGACCGCATCCAAGGTCGTTGAAGGGGAGCAGCTCAACATCCTCATCGGATCCTGGCCGTTCGATGACGAGAAGGTATCTCAGAGATGCAAGCTAGCCATCATGCAGATACTCAATGAGAAATACGGAATCACCGAGGGAGACTTCGAGGCAGCTGAGCTATGCGCTGTCCCTGCATTCAAGCCCAGGGATATGGGATTCGACAGGTCGCTCATAGCGGCATACGGGCAGGATGACAGTTCATGTGCATACGCCCAGTTCATGGCCGAGCTCGACACCAAGAACCCCGAGTATACGACCATGACCATCTTCGCTGACAAGGAGGAGACTGGATCGGACGGAGTGACCGGAATGGCATCCTACTTCTTCAGGGACTTCGTCGAGGATCTGGCCCAGGCAGAGGGCTGTGAGGTCAGACATGTCATGAGGAACTCCTTCTGTCTCTCAGCAGACGTCGGAGCAGGATACGATCCCGCCTGGCCGGAGGTGTTCGAGAGGAACAACTGTGCCTTCATGAACTACGGTCCGATAATCGCCAAGTATGACGGAGCCGGAGGAAAGTACAGCACCAACGATGCATCTGCGGAACTGGTGAACTATCTACACAGGATCCTGAGGGATGCCGATGTCTGCTGGCAGATGGGAGAGCTCGGAAAGATCGATGTCGGAGGCGGAGGAACCATCGCATCCTACATCTCGTTGAACAACATCGACACCATCGATATCGGTGTGCCGGTGCTGTCCATGCATGCTCCCGTAGAGGTCGTCGCCAAGGCAGACGAGTACATGCTGTACAAGGCTATCTACGCAGTCTACAACAGCAAGCTCCCTAAGGAGATCTGAGAAACGTTTCAGGGGCTCCGGCCCCGGTTTTTTATTTGAGGACATCCGATGGAACAGCAGCAGTTCTCCTTTGAGGATTACGTCCGTATGGCGGAACAGGGCCATCCAGATGCCAAATACATCCTTGCTACCAAGTATCGTAACGGGGAGGGCGTGGAGATGGATAAGGCCAAGGCCGCCCAGCTGTACAGGGAATTGGCCGATCAAGGTGACTCCGATGCACAGTATGATCTCGCCTTCATGCTCGACAACGGAGAAGGTATCGAGCAGGACCGTGTCGAATCGGAGAAGTATTTCAAACTCTCAGCAGATCAAGGGGATTCAGACGCATGTCTCTGTTACGGAGGGATTCTTTTCGAGAGGGGAGAATACGCTGAGGCTGAGAAGTATTTCATGACCTCTGCCATGAAGGGCGACGTCAAAGCGGAATACAACTTGGGCCTGCTTTACATCGGAAACTATTTTGGGGAACCTGACAGGGCAAAGGCATTCGAGTGGTTCGAGAGCGCAGCGGACAAAGGGTTTGTGTATGCCGAGTCCATGCTCGGCTCGATATATCTCGAGGATAACGACCTTGTCAAAGCCGAGGAGTACTTCAGATATGCGGCCGATCAGGGAGAGCCTACCGCACAATATAATCTCGGTGCTCTCGGTCTCTCTGGACAGATAAAGATGGATTACAAGGAATCCGTCGAATGGCTCACAAAGGCGGCTCAGAACGGGATGCAGCAAGCGTATGAGCTGTTGATGAGACTCAACAATATGAATTGAAGAGTCAAAAAATACTACAAATTTTTAACTTTATAATCTATTGACCCGTTGATAGGATGAGCGACATCGGCTACAGTTCCCAGTATGAGGTGTATCTAACTCAGAACAATGGTGTCCAGATCGTGACCAATGAATTGAGTTTGCAGATCCTCAAACAGATGCGTTTCAGGGAGATCTCCCCTTCGGAGATTGCTAACGCTTTCGGGATCTCGAAGTCAACTGTACAGGGCAACATAGGCAAGCTTCTGCGTGCCGGAATTGTTAGTCAAGAAGATCGTGTTAACGATGCACGCAGTACGGTATTCCGCCTGAATGCAGTGCTGATCTTCTGCAGCGATGCGGATGTGGAATGGCAACAGGATGCGAGATCCGCATCGATAGACCGCATCATAGCTAACGGCTTGTGCACAGTCAGAGAGGATCTGTCGCTATATGGGGTGTCGCTCACAGAGAGCGGGCTGAATGTTGTCCAGGGCCTTTTTGCAGTCGGTGAGGCAATCACGAAGGACGAAGGAGGACCCAACTGGTGGAAGAGGACGATCGATTTCATGGAAGTGCAATGTGCGTCCCATGGAATCGAAACGACTGTGGAATATGAAAACGG is a window from the Thermoplasmata archaeon genome containing:
- a CDS encoding beta-CASP ribonuclease aCPSF1 codes for the protein MNVDKLFETLTSDVKRLVPSDMKITSINFEGPLVVVYTDDYEKFSADDSLARTIAQNIHRRVDIRPDPSTLEDTNKVEEQIRNMIPEKAEIFDINFVEETGEAIVEAINPSEVVGKEGQRLTELRKETGWNIKVMRAPPIPSKTVSDVRGYLRANHDERQDMLKYVARRIARPKLEGEQWVRMTAMGGFRQVGRSASLLTTRESKILIDCGLDPSSDATPYFAIPEAQPLSDIDAVVITHAHLDHCGTLPALFKYGYKGPVYCTPPTRDLMALLQLDNIKLGFGEDKKTPYDASHVRQEILHTITLKYNETTDIAPDVRLTFHNAGHILGSAIAHFHIGDGLHNVAFSGDTKYEKTWLFNPANNRFPRLETLVIESTYGGHNDVTPTRAEASEEMGNLLQQATAKGGKVLIPVFAVGRSQEVMLVIEEQMRLGKIPKCTVYLDGMIWEATAIHTAYPEYLNSSLRTQIFQQNENPFLSPIFKRVETADMREEICHSPDPCIVLATSGMMSGGPVMEYFREWADDPNNWLLFVGYQSEGSIGRTIQRGRTDITLSMKGKPIDLQIKMQRVTVDGFSGHSDRKQLMRYISSLEPKPNKIIIGHGEDKKCTDFASSIYKKFGIETKAPQNLETIRLR
- a CDS encoding SAM-dependent methyltransferase produces the protein MDTGCIICGSPLEYLDNDIEMTCSVCGKRYSDRVRCIKGHFVCNDCHLSGLDTIVPICRLETSKDPGVVLNRLMNLPFCHMHGPEHHVLVAASLLTAYRNSGGKIDFDWALKEITNRGKAVPGGICGYWGTCGAAVSSGIFISVITGSNPMAKEPFGLSNMMTSRSLMSIGGRGGPRCCKRDSYLAITEAVAFVKEKLGIEMELAEIECKFSSKNQQCLGNECPFNKKG
- a CDS encoding rubrerythrin family protein, producing MELKGSKTEQNLMAAFAGESQARNKYTYYASQAKKEGYEQIADIFLETAENEKEHAKIWFKQLHDGKVPKTVENLKDAAAGENYEHTTMYKEFAETAKAEGFTEIAKLFEMVGNIEKEHEERYLALLKNIEEGVVFKKDKVVMWKCRNCGYIHVGEEAPAVCPVCKHAQSFFEVRATNW
- a CDS encoding methylated-DNA--[protein]-cysteine S-methyltransferase; this encodes MRGSCIASFFTLLGTVSITEDGNGMITGVYLPCSNLPPMDQCETPVLKEAAKQINEYLAGSRTEFDLDLYYDGSDFRSRVMEELNRIPYGEVRTYKQVAEAIGYPNSMRAVGTACRENPLPILVPCHRVIPATGGYGNYNGGTSMKKKLLNLEGVFL
- a CDS encoding DNA alkylation repair protein — its product is MSSCHTCDRRIRQLQRGHLHEEEASEPGRGVPLIDYRGILKEEAEPDYRDFTSKLIPGKEGILGVRIPKVRALTKTIIKDDWESFLEEKPTCFEEEVLKGLVIATAPMDVERRLEYTEGFLDIIDNWSTCDSFCSSWKFSKKDSERVHSYFRSLIDSGKEFRMRVSVVFRMAHFIDDEHVDKLLADIESYRNEGYYYKMGAAWTASFCYIKYPERTMAVLKHGRMDDWVYRKTIQKICESYRVSDENKAVLKSMR
- a CDS encoding transglutaminase domain-containing protein; the protein is MGDVMVSKTAVFVALAVIASAMLLPGMDADVSDSEVFTYYAQLDVNGKLVYKEVNAATSVESETKEFIIDFNDSSLFDDTDGAKAYADKTVREALTALYLSNPMVPYVWDYPVAETTVDAEIILVTVKHGEVETTYYAVDNVKFSLKVPEGITSDSMKELNDALKNFPVSGSTDADKVKSIMSELDKVYFEKDEEGKISNIYSALVLKKTTSAGVAQAFTVLCKMNNIPAVTVSGSDLLATNETFSYWNYVYLEGDIDGETAKAWYIVDPTYAVSTGIAGYLTEVSYDGKTYSMSSAHNEDLDITGEVSLKTPQLAKNKYVPVGGIPFFEVYGEAILIVAIGVVMIGSMFYAMRKGII